DNA from Mycobacterium bourgelatii:
GACACCGTGTCCGCGGATTGTTAGCAAAGCTACTGACGAGTTAACCAGCGCGCAGGATCAGTGCGTCGCCCTGGCCGCCGCCGCCGCACAACGCGGCCACTCCGTAGCCCGATCCACGGCGTGCCAACTCGAGCGCCACATGCAGCGTGATTCGCGCCCCAGACATGCCGATCGGATGCCCCACCGCGATTGCGCCACCATTGATGTTGACGATCTCGGGGTTCACGCCAAGTTCCTTCGTTGAGGCCAAAGCCACTGCGGCGAATGCCTCGTTGATCTCCACGACATCGAGTTGGTCCACCGAGATGCCTTCGCGGCCAAGGGCTTTCCTGATCGCGTTGGCCGGCTGCGATTGCAGCGTCGAATCCGGTCCGGCGACCACACCGTGCGCACCGATCTCGGCCAGCCAACTCAACCCCAGCTCCTGGGCCTTTTCTTTGTTCATCACGACAACCGCGGCCGCTCCGTCGGAAATCTGCGAGGCGGACCCGGCGGTGATGGTGCCGTCCTTGCGAAACGCCGGCTTGAGACCGGCAAGGGACTCAGCGGTGGTGTTCGCGCGAATGCCTTCGTCCTCGCTGAACTGCAAGGGATCACCTTTGCGCTGCGGAATGCTCACCGGGACAACCTCGTCGGCGAAAACGCCGTCTTTCCAAGCGGCAGCGGCCTTTTGGTGCGACGAGGCAGCGTACTCGTCCTGCTCCTGACGGGTGAACTGGTCGATGTCGTTGCGCTGCTCGGTGAGCGCACCCATTGGCTGGTTGGTGAACGCGTCGTGCAGCCCGTCATAAGCCATGTGGTCCAAAACCTTGACGTCGCCGTACTTGTAGCCCGCCCTGCTGTCGATCAGCAGGTGGGGGGCCTTTGTCATGGATTCCTGTCCCCCGGCGATCACCACGTCGAACTCACCGGCGCGAATTAGCTGATCAGCCAGTGCGATCGCGTCAATGCCGGACAAACACATCTTGTTGATGGTCAGCGCCGGCACATCCCAGGAGATGCCTGCGGCAACGGCAGACTGGCGAGCGGGCATCTGACCGGCCCCCGCGGTCAGCACCTGGCCCATGATCACGTACTCGACCAACGAAGCGGGCACATTGGCCTTTTCCAGGGCGGCTTTGATGGCGATGCCACCCAGGTCGCTGGCACTGAAATCCTTCAGCGAACCCATCAATTTCCCGATAGGCGTCCGTGCTCCAGCAACTATCACCGACGTCGTCACAACTTCCTCCTAAGCGCACGGGAACAGCCTGTCCGGAGAACCCGGTAGAGACAGATTCTTTATAACGAGGTTACCGTTAAGGGGTGACGACCGATCAAGTTGACGCCCGTCAGGTTCTGGGTACCTCGCTGGTTACCGGGCTCGATCACGTCGGCATCGCGGTCCCAGACCTCGACGCCGCAATCGAGTGGTACAACGACCACCTTGGCATGATCCT
Protein-coding regions in this window:
- a CDS encoding acetyl-CoA C-acetyltransferase; amino-acid sequence: MTTSVIVAGARTPIGKLMGSLKDFSASDLGGIAIKAALEKANVPASLVEYVIMGQVLTAGAGQMPARQSAVAAGISWDVPALTINKMCLSGIDAIALADQLIRAGEFDVVIAGGQESMTKAPHLLIDSRAGYKYGDVKVLDHMAYDGLHDAFTNQPMGALTEQRNDIDQFTRQEQDEYAASSHQKAAAAWKDGVFADEVVPVSIPQRKGDPLQFSEDEGIRANTTAESLAGLKPAFRKDGTITAGSASQISDGAAAVVVMNKEKAQELGLSWLAEIGAHGVVAGPDSTLQSQPANAIRKALGREGISVDQLDVVEINEAFAAVALASTKELGVNPEIVNINGGAIAVGHPIGMSGARITLHVALELARRGSGYGVAALCGGGGQGDALILRAG